A genome region from Crossiella equi includes the following:
- the hypF gene encoding carbamoyltransferase HypF encodes MSTPPITVAAFHLDDNGDAPSRSVAGDLAPCAECVRELFDPADRRHRYPFLCCTACGPRASVTERAPGHRQDTGYARLLLCQECAAEFTDQTGRRYRCPALGCWTCGPRVRWLAPGAGRVLGRIAVASAVETLRAGGVVAVKGVGGYQLLCRADDEQAVRTLRARKARPAKAFPVLVPDLATARRTAVVPQEAALLLYSPRRPAVLLRRCADTELAPSVAPDLSEIALALPHSPLQHLLLNDLGVPLVSTSGRRDGQGIITDDNTAVKHLGPIVDGLLTHDLPIALPQDESLARIVRRRPVLLRRGRGYTPGTLPLPFPAPEPLLALGARADHTVCLAMEDHAVLGPHHGALETSPPHPTLVRAADALCRQFTVRPKVLVHDLHPQHPSTRHALRWPGATRIAVQHHHAHVVATAAEHRVPAPFLGLAYDEIGLGDDQTLWGGEVLLCDYTSYRRLGRFGHAPLPGGSSAVRYPAQMALGYLVGSEQLGSARPPAPLTKPFLDRLPEGRLAAVRRLVRESPGPKTSSVARLFDAVASLLGLHEDNTYSGEALARMEHAAAPYGRQPSLPWRLVRRGGLHVVDPVPTLRAVLSYARQCPPGEVAARFHTTIVEASLAMLEDCARRTGVWRICLGGSVFQNRLLTTALLDQLAEHGYQAHVGSAVPVNDGGIAYGQAVIAAARLGSG; translated from the coding sequence ATGAGCACCCCGCCCATCACCGTGGCCGCCTTCCACCTCGACGACAACGGCGACGCTCCCAGCCGCTCGGTCGCCGGGGACCTGGCGCCGTGTGCGGAGTGCGTGCGGGAGCTGTTCGACCCCGCCGACCGCAGGCACCGCTACCCCTTCCTGTGCTGCACCGCCTGCGGCCCGCGCGCCTCGGTCACCGAACGCGCCCCCGGCCACCGCCAGGACACCGGGTACGCCCGGCTGCTGCTCTGCCAGGAGTGCGCCGCGGAGTTCACCGACCAGACCGGACGCCGGTACCGCTGCCCCGCCCTGGGTTGCTGGACCTGCGGCCCCCGGGTGCGCTGGCTGGCGCCGGGCGCGGGCCGGGTGCTGGGCCGGATCGCGGTGGCCTCGGCGGTGGAGACGCTGCGCGCGGGCGGTGTGGTCGCGGTCAAGGGCGTCGGTGGCTACCAGCTGCTGTGCCGGGCCGACGACGAGCAGGCCGTGCGCACCCTCCGCGCCCGCAAAGCCCGGCCCGCCAAGGCCTTCCCGGTGCTCGTCCCGGACCTGGCCACCGCCCGGCGCACCGCGGTCGTCCCGCAGGAGGCCGCGCTGCTGCTGTACTCCCCGCGCCGCCCCGCGGTGCTGCTGCGCCGCTGCGCCGACACCGAGCTGGCCCCGTCGGTGGCCCCGGACCTCAGCGAGATCGCCCTGGCCCTGCCGCACAGCCCGTTGCAGCACCTGCTGCTGAACGACCTCGGCGTGCCCCTGGTCAGCACCTCCGGGCGCCGCGACGGCCAGGGCATCATCACCGACGACAACACCGCGGTGAAGCACCTCGGCCCGATCGTGGACGGCCTGCTCACCCACGACCTGCCGATCGCGCTGCCGCAGGACGAGTCCCTGGCCCGGATCGTGCGCCGCCGCCCCGTCCTGCTGCGCCGAGGCCGCGGCTACACCCCCGGCACGCTGCCGCTGCCCTTCCCCGCGCCCGAGCCCCTGCTGGCCCTGGGGGCCCGCGCCGACCACACGGTCTGCCTGGCCATGGAGGACCACGCCGTGCTCGGCCCGCACCACGGCGCCCTGGAGACCAGCCCGCCGCACCCGACCCTGGTGCGCGCCGCCGACGCCCTGTGCCGCCAGTTCACCGTGCGCCCCAAGGTCCTCGTGCACGACCTGCACCCCCAGCACCCCTCCACCCGGCACGCCCTGCGCTGGCCGGGCGCCACCCGGATCGCCGTGCAGCACCACCACGCGCACGTGGTGGCCACCGCCGCCGAGCACCGCGTACCGGCCCCGTTCCTGGGCCTGGCCTACGACGAGATCGGTCTGGGCGACGACCAGACCCTGTGGGGCGGCGAGGTCCTGCTGTGCGACTACACCAGCTACCGCCGCCTGGGCCGGTTCGGGCACGCGCCGCTGCCGGGTGGCTCCAGCGCGGTGCGCTACCCCGCGCAGATGGCCCTGGGCTACCTGGTGGGCAGCGAGCAGCTCGGCTCCGCCCGGCCGCCCGCGCCGCTGACCAAGCCCTTCCTGGACCGGCTGCCCGAGGGCAGGCTCGCCGCCGTGCGCCGCCTGGTGCGCGAGAGCCCCGGCCCGAAGACCTCCAGCGTGGCCCGGCTCTTCGACGCGGTGGCCAGCCTGCTCGGCCTGCACGAGGACAACACCTACTCCGGCGAGGCCCTGGCCCGCATGGAACACGCCGCCGCCCCGTACGGCCGCCAGCCCTCGCTGCCCTGGCGGCTGGTGCGGCGCGGCGGCCTGCACGTCGTGGACCCCGTGCCCACGCTGCGCGCGGTGCTCTCCTACGCCCGCCAGTGCCCGCCCGGCGAGGTCGCCGCCCGCTTCCACACCACGATCGTCGAGGCCAGCCTGGCCATGCTGGAGGACTGCGCGCGCCGCACCGGCGTCTGGCGGATCTGCCTGGGCGGCAGCGTGTTCCAGAACCGGCTGCTCACCACCGCGCTGCTGGACCAGCTCGCCGAGCACGGCTACCAGGCCCACGTCGGCTCGGCGGTCCCGGTCAACGACGGCGGCATCGCCTACGGGCAGGCCGTCATCGCCGCCGCCCGGCTGGGTTCCGGATGA
- a CDS encoding acyltransferase family protein yields MPTDTTALAPPQTPARVHRPELQGLRAVAVGLVVVYHVWLNRVSGGVDVFFLVSGFLVTGQLVRAVERGGIRYREQWRRTALRLLPSAAVVLAVTAVAAMVVLPQERWFQTIREVVASGLFLENWQLVADSADYFAQNNMASVTQHFWSLSIQGQFYLVWPLLIGLLALVAAQNGRRLRPYLAGALAVLGGASLLYSVVLTAADQPFAYFHSLTRVWEFALGGLLALGINRVVVGRGARIVLGWAGVLGLLSCGLVFNVGSVFPGYAALWPTLSAALVLLAGATGSAHGVDRWLGSRPLTRLGDLSYALYLWHWPVLVLFLVHRGEAEVGLGDGIGVIAVSLLLAQLTHWLVETPLRRSAAGMVRVLAFTLAPVLALTAGWQLAAWHAANPSARAGDVDHPGALAHAPGFQYQGRPDAELYPPRIALAQDWATLTDLDCTRSARNGELEMCVLNPEAEPVKRLVVVGDSHMQQYLAAVKPLARKNNWQVTAMIKGLCPFSEESETLPGDQGCADYNAAAAEEIVQRRPDAVLTLASRDVRAGLSETTPAGFVRQWQRLAEHDIKVLAVRDNPRYGHSPALCAYDHGPASGACAVPRAELYAPEPPYRLQPDVPTTVTFLDFSDYFCGPDLCMPSVGNVLVYLDDNHTTAAFMSTLAPALEAEVQRVLG; encoded by the coding sequence GTGCCCACGGACACCACCGCTCTCGCACCGCCGCAAACCCCTGCCCGCGTGCACCGGCCCGAACTGCAAGGCCTGCGGGCGGTGGCCGTCGGACTGGTCGTGGTCTACCACGTGTGGCTCAACCGGGTCTCCGGTGGTGTGGACGTCTTCTTCCTGGTCTCCGGCTTCCTCGTCACCGGGCAACTCGTCCGGGCCGTGGAACGGGGCGGGATCCGCTACCGCGAGCAGTGGCGGCGGACCGCCCTCCGGCTCCTGCCCTCCGCCGCCGTCGTGCTCGCCGTGACCGCCGTGGCGGCCATGGTCGTGCTCCCGCAGGAGCGCTGGTTCCAGACCATCCGGGAGGTCGTCGCCTCCGGGCTGTTCCTGGAGAACTGGCAGCTGGTCGCCGACTCCGCCGACTACTTCGCCCAGAACAACATGGCCAGTGTCACCCAGCACTTCTGGTCGCTGTCCATCCAGGGCCAGTTCTACCTGGTCTGGCCGCTGCTGATCGGGTTGCTCGCCCTCGTGGCCGCGCAGAACGGGCGGCGGCTGCGGCCTTACCTCGCCGGGGCTCTGGCTGTGCTCGGTGGCGCCTCGCTGCTGTACTCCGTGGTGCTCACCGCCGCCGACCAGCCCTTCGCCTACTTCCACTCGTTGACCCGGGTGTGGGAGTTCGCGCTCGGCGGGTTGCTCGCGCTCGGGATCAACCGCGTTGTGGTGGGGCGGGGTGCCCGGATCGTGCTCGGGTGGGCCGGGGTGCTCGGTCTGCTCAGCTGTGGGCTCGTGTTCAACGTGGGAAGCGTGTTCCCCGGGTACGCCGCGCTCTGGCCCACCCTGTCCGCGGCGCTGGTCCTGCTCGCCGGGGCCACCGGGAGTGCGCACGGGGTGGACCGGTGGCTCGGATCCCGGCCGCTCACCCGGCTCGGGGACCTCAGCTACGCCCTCTACCTGTGGCACTGGCCCGTGCTCGTGCTCTTCCTCGTGCACCGCGGGGAGGCCGAGGTCGGGCTGGGGGACGGGATCGGGGTCATCGCCGTGTCCCTGCTGCTCGCCCAGCTCACCCACTGGCTGGTGGAGACGCCGTTGCGGCGGTCCGCGGCCGGGATGGTCCGGGTCCTGGCCTTCACCCTCGCGCCCGTGCTCGCCCTCACCGCCGGGTGGCAGCTCGCCGCCTGGCACGCCGCCAACCCCAGTGCGCGGGCCGGGGACGTCGACCACCCCGGGGCCCTCGCGCACGCGCCCGGGTTCCAGTACCAGGGCCGTCCGGACGCCGAGCTGTACCCGCCGCGCATCGCGCTCGCGCAGGACTGGGCCACGCTCACCGACCTGGACTGCACCCGGTCGGCGCGCAACGGCGAGCTGGAGATGTGCGTGCTCAACCCCGAGGCCGAGCCCGTCAAGAGGCTCGTCGTGGTCGGCGACTCGCACATGCAGCAGTACCTGGCCGCGGTCAAACCCCTGGCCCGCAAGAACAACTGGCAGGTCACCGCGATGATCAAGGGCCTGTGCCCGTTCTCCGAGGAGTCCGAGACCCTGCCCGGTGACCAGGGCTGTGCCGACTACAACGCCGCCGCGGCCGAGGAGATCGTGCAACGCCGTCCCGACGCGGTGCTCACCCTGGCCAGCCGGGACGTGCGGGCGGGGCTGTCCGAGACCACGCCCGCCGGGTTCGTGCGGCAGTGGCAGCGGCTGGCCGAGCACGACATCAAGGTGCTGGCCGTGCGGGACAACCCGCGCTACGGCCACTCCCCCGCGCTCTGCGCCTACGACCACGGTCCCGCATCCGGTGCGTGCGCCGTGCCGCGCGCGGAGCTCTACGCCCCCGAGCCGCCCTACCGGCTCCAGCCGGACGTGCCGACCACGGTGACCTTCCTGGACTTCTCCGACTACTTCTGCGGCCCGGACCTCTGCATGCCCTCGGTGGGCAACGTGCTCGTGTACCTCGACGACAACCACACCACGGCCGCGTTCATGTCCACCCTGGCCCCGGCGCTGGAAGCGGAGGTACAGCGCGTGCTGGGATGA
- a CDS encoding M1 family metallopeptidase, giving the protein MSGASVRTATALTLAAALALTCTTPATAGTATPGAPGAGDQLLPGLGNGGYQAEEYTVDFRFEPGQTTMAARTVMSARGTQDLSRFNLDFAGGVVHEVLVDGRPAAFRTEGEELVVTPARPLRAGQAFTTDIRYTTDRATKLPSPVDETSGWGNLTDGGFALWAQPDRAHLFFPVNDHPSDKARFTYRVNAPQGWTVVGNGLRTAERTTRGRTETTYRTAHPITTQVVQLAVGKFALVTGTGPNGLPLRSAVPAAKVEQTRAALARIPGHLAWLETKIGRPFPLEAFGALGVDGHVPQQTFALENPTLASYPVRLLENPDEADETMVHEAAHQWFGNSVSFASYRDVWLSEGFASYFGLLWNAEQGGESVAEALRTMYQRDQQIRDLAGSPVVSPRPDGIFGLARSGGALAVYFLRQSTDLPTFQRVLGTMLDRHRDATVSTAQFERLVTEVGGAKLGAEMSNWLHAAKTPKMPGHPDW; this is encoded by the coding sequence ATGTCAGGCGCCTCCGTCCGGACGGCCACCGCGTTGACCCTGGCCGCCGCACTGGCCCTCACCTGCACCACCCCGGCCACCGCCGGGACCGCCACCCCCGGCGCGCCCGGGGCCGGTGACCAGCTGCTGCCCGGGCTGGGCAACGGCGGCTACCAGGCCGAGGAGTACACCGTCGACTTCCGGTTCGAGCCGGGCCAGACCACCATGGCCGCGCGCACGGTGATGTCCGCGCGCGGCACCCAGGACCTGTCGCGGTTCAACCTGGACTTCGCCGGTGGGGTGGTGCACGAGGTCCTGGTCGACGGTCGGCCCGCCGCCTTCCGCACCGAGGGCGAGGAGCTGGTGGTCACCCCGGCCCGCCCGCTGCGCGCCGGCCAGGCCTTCACCACCGACATCCGCTACACCACCGACCGCGCCACCAAGCTGCCCTCCCCGGTCGACGAGACCTCGGGCTGGGGCAACCTCACCGACGGCGGCTTCGCGCTCTGGGCCCAGCCCGACCGCGCGCACCTGTTCTTCCCGGTCAACGACCACCCCAGCGACAAGGCGAGGTTCACCTACCGCGTGAACGCCCCGCAGGGCTGGACCGTGGTCGGCAACGGCCTGCGCACCGCCGAGCGCACCACGCGCGGCCGCACCGAGACCACCTACCGCACCGCCCACCCGATCACCACCCAGGTGGTGCAGCTCGCGGTCGGCAAGTTCGCCCTGGTCACCGGCACCGGCCCGAACGGCCTGCCGCTGCGCAGCGCGGTCCCCGCGGCCAAGGTCGAGCAGACCCGCGCCGCCCTGGCCAGGATCCCCGGCCACCTGGCCTGGCTGGAGACCAAGATCGGCCGTCCGTTCCCACTGGAGGCCTTCGGCGCGCTCGGCGTGGACGGGCACGTGCCGCAGCAGACCTTCGCACTGGAGAACCCGACCCTGGCCAGCTACCCCGTGCGCCTGCTGGAGAACCCGGACGAGGCCGACGAGACGATGGTGCACGAGGCCGCGCACCAGTGGTTCGGCAACTCGGTCTCCTTCGCCTCCTACCGCGACGTGTGGCTGAGCGAGGGCTTCGCCAGCTACTTCGGCCTGCTGTGGAACGCCGAGCAGGGCGGTGAGTCGGTGGCCGAGGCGCTGCGCACGATGTACCAGCGCGACCAGCAGATCCGCGACCTCGCGGGCTCCCCGGTGGTCTCGCCGCGGCCGGACGGGATCTTCGGCCTGGCCCGCAGCGGCGGTGCGCTGGCCGTGTACTTCCTGCGCCAGTCCACCGACCTGCCCACCTTCCAGCGCGTCCTGGGCACGATGCTGGACCGGCACCGCGACGCCACCGTGAGCACCGCGCAGTTCGAGCGGCTGGTCACCGAGGTGGGTGGTGCGAAGCTGGGCGCGGAGATGTCGAACTGGCTGCACGCGGCGAAAACCCCGAAGATGCCGGGCCACCCGGACTGGTGA
- a CDS encoding winged helix-turn-helix domain-containing protein: MLTQLQAADARLTIQLTIELPRTPEAAVAFSTLLREVTALPGGPAIQVSAQEDLVVPSPRRPAPVATGLVISPESRQVFRGGHPLDLTRLEFDLLLYLAERPHRVHHRRTLMAEVWGIGEPIRSRTIDVHMRRLRQKLGPDHAVITTVRGVGYRLDGDGRVRVS, from the coding sequence ATGCTCACCCAGCTCCAGGCCGCCGACGCGCGGCTGACCATCCAGCTCACCATCGAACTCCCCAGGACCCCGGAAGCCGCCGTGGCCTTCTCAACCCTGTTGCGCGAGGTCACGGCCCTGCCCGGCGGCCCAGCCATCCAGGTGTCGGCGCAGGAGGACCTGGTCGTGCCCTCTCCTCGGCGGCCGGCGCCGGTGGCGACCGGGCTCGTGATCTCACCGGAATCCCGGCAGGTGTTCCGGGGCGGACACCCACTGGACCTGACCAGGTTGGAGTTCGACCTGTTGCTGTACCTGGCCGAGCGGCCACACCGCGTCCACCACCGGCGGACGCTCATGGCCGAGGTCTGGGGCATCGGGGAGCCGATTCGCAGCCGGACGATCGACGTGCACATGCGGCGGCTGAGGCAGAAGCTCGGCCCGGACCACGCGGTGATCACCACCGTGCGAGGTGTCGGGTACCGGCTGGACGGGGACGGACGGGTTCGGGTCTCCTGA
- a CDS encoding calcium:proton antiporter, translated as MNAQTTTPDTSVALPRWSVFVPPLALVLLVLTWGRELNAVLLILVCLGLAGGVVAAVHHAEVVAHRVGEPFGTLILAVAVTVIEVALIVTLMTSGDGSNGTLARDTVFAAIMITCNGIVGLALLVGSLRHRVQEFRAHASGGALAVILALVTLSLVLPTFTISSSGPTFTGAQLAFAGIASLVMYGVFVFVQTKRHRDYFLPKGDCAEDDHAAAPSTRTALISLALLVVCLVCVVGLAKTVSPSLEAAVAALGLPQTLVGLVIALLVLMPETVAAARAALRDRLQTSLNLALGSALASIGLTIPAIAIASIWLSGPLVLGLGAKEMVLLALTGMVGTLTITTGRATVLQGSVHLMIFSAFVFLAVTP; from the coding sequence GTGAACGCGCAGACCACGACCCCGGACACCTCGGTCGCCCTGCCGAGGTGGAGTGTCTTCGTCCCTCCGCTCGCGCTGGTCCTCTTGGTGCTCACCTGGGGGCGTGAGCTCAACGCGGTGCTGCTCATACTCGTGTGCCTCGGGTTGGCGGGTGGGGTCGTGGCGGCCGTGCACCACGCCGAGGTCGTCGCGCACCGGGTGGGGGAGCCGTTCGGCACGCTCATCCTCGCCGTGGCGGTCACCGTCATCGAGGTCGCGCTCATCGTCACCCTGATGACCTCCGGGGACGGCAGCAACGGCACCTTGGCCCGCGATACCGTGTTCGCCGCCATCATGATCACCTGTAATGGCATCGTCGGGCTCGCGCTGCTGGTCGGGTCGCTGCGGCACCGGGTGCAGGAGTTCCGGGCGCACGCCTCCGGGGGTGCGCTGGCCGTCATCCTGGCCCTGGTCACGCTCAGCCTGGTGTTGCCCACGTTCACCATCAGTTCCTCCGGGCCCACCTTCACCGGGGCACAGCTGGCCTTTGCCGGGATCGCCTCGTTGGTCATGTACGGGGTGTTCGTCTTCGTGCAGACCAAGCGCCACCGCGACTACTTCCTGCCCAAGGGCGACTGCGCCGAGGACGACCACGCCGCCGCGCCCAGCACCCGCACCGCGCTGATCAGCCTGGCCCTGCTCGTGGTCTGCCTGGTGTGCGTGGTCGGCCTGGCCAAGACCGTGTCCCCCTCACTGGAGGCCGCGGTCGCCGCGCTCGGGCTGCCGCAGACCCTGGTCGGCCTGGTGATCGCGCTGCTGGTGCTCATGCCCGAGACCGTGGCCGCCGCGCGCGCCGCGCTGCGCGACCGGCTGCAGACCAGTCTCAACCTCGCGCTCGGCTCCGCGCTGGCCAGCATCGGCCTGACCATCCCGGCCATCGCGATCGCCTCGATCTGGCTGTCCGGCCCGCTCGTGCTGGGTCTGGGGGCCAAGGAGATGGTGCTGCTCGCGCTCACCGGCATGGTCGGCACGCTCACCATCACCACCGGGCGGGCGACCGTGCTCCAGGGCTCGGTACACCTGATGATCTTCAGTGCCTTCGTCTTCCTGGCCGTGACCCCCTGA
- the hypE gene encoding hydrogenase expression/formation protein HypE, whose product MILVPGADNGPDYRRLVEEAVRTELNLPAPPQDAAVVPYDFGPAALTVDTYVATPLFFPGGDIGSLAVYGAVNNLAMRGARPVALGLSYAVAEGFPVADLRRVSASVAAAALDVGAPVVTGDTKVLPEGALDGLHVTTTALGAAMSAAPPTAGRGLPGDVVVLSGPVGAHGAAMLTARDPLGLASEVRSDSRPLHRLVTAMTEAGDSGLHALRDPGRGGLAGALTSLAASAGVGLELYQAAVPVAPEVAAAAEAFDVDPWLLPSAGCLVALVHPRVAERVVLAMRGQLAGVDATVIGSVTPGPPGQVAAWGTGSEPRLITSPRAAVPSRLF is encoded by the coding sequence TTGATCCTCGTACCGGGCGCGGACAACGGGCCGGACTACCGGCGGCTGGTCGAGGAGGCGGTGCGCACCGAGCTGAACCTGCCCGCCCCGCCCCAGGACGCGGCCGTGGTGCCCTACGACTTCGGGCCCGCCGCGCTGACCGTGGACACCTACGTGGCCACCCCGCTGTTCTTCCCCGGCGGCGACATCGGCTCGCTGGCGGTGTACGGCGCGGTGAACAACCTCGCCATGCGCGGGGCCCGCCCGGTCGCGCTCGGCCTGTCCTACGCCGTCGCCGAGGGCTTCCCGGTGGCGGACCTGCGCCGGGTGAGCGCCTCGGTGGCCGCGGCCGCCCTGGACGTGGGCGCGCCCGTGGTCACCGGCGACACCAAGGTGCTGCCCGAGGGCGCGCTGGACGGCCTGCACGTGACCACCACCGCGCTGGGCGCCGCGATGTCGGCCGCCCCACCGACCGCGGGCCGGGGCCTGCCCGGGGACGTGGTCGTGCTGTCCGGGCCGGTCGGCGCGCACGGCGCGGCCATGCTCACCGCCCGCGACCCGCTCGGCCTGGCCAGCGAGGTGCGCTCGGACTCCCGGCCGCTGCACCGGCTGGTCACGGCGATGACCGAGGCCGGGGACAGCGGGCTGCACGCGCTGCGCGACCCCGGCCGCGGCGGGCTGGCCGGGGCGCTGACCAGCCTGGCGGCCTCGGCGGGCGTGGGCCTGGAGCTGTACCAGGCGGCGGTGCCGGTGGCCCCGGAGGTCGCCGCCGCGGCCGAGGCCTTCGACGTCGACCCGTGGCTGCTGCCCAGCGCGGGCTGCCTGGTCGCGCTGGTGCACCCCCGGGTGGCCGAACGGGTCGTGCTGGCCATGCGCGGGCAGCTGGCCGGGGTGGACGCGACCGTGATCGGCTCGGTCACGCCCGGACCGCCCGGCCAGGTCGCCGCCTGGGGCACCGGCAGCGAGCCCCGCCTCATCACGTCGCCGAGGGCTGCGGTCCCCAGCCGCCTGTTCTAG
- a CDS encoding pyridoxamine 5'-phosphate oxidase family protein, which yields MNPKHILGETECLRLLAEAGLGRLVFTERALPSMRPVRYRLAGHVITVDADVDGPLAKVVTGTVVAFTADDLRGPGCTGWSVVALGRASLHDGVLRVDIELISGRKF from the coding sequence ATGAACCCCAAGCACATCCTGGGCGAGACCGAATGCCTGCGCCTGCTGGCTGAGGCCGGTCTGGGGCGCCTGGTGTTCACCGAGCGGGCCCTGCCGTCGATGCGACCGGTGCGCTACCGGCTGGCGGGGCACGTGATCACCGTGGACGCCGATGTGGACGGTCCGCTGGCCAAGGTCGTCACCGGCACCGTCGTGGCGTTCACCGCCGACGACCTGCGCGGCCCGGGCTGCACCGGCTGGAGCGTGGTCGCCCTCGGCCGCGCCAGCCTGCACGACGGGGTGCTGCGCGTGGACATCGAGCTCATCTCCGGGAGGAAGTTTTGA
- a CDS encoding LacI family DNA-binding transcriptional regulator, which produces MARRDRDSAVRRPSLGDVAALAGVSAQTVSRVANQRTNVDPATREKVLTAMRTLGYRPNTAARALVTGRFGMLGVVSFDIGSYGNARTFAAIAAAADAAGFSVSFTGLRAQTGAAVTEAVHRLTMQSVDGVVVVESQILESPALHLPATLPVVVADGDTAHGYPSVDVDQAEGARHAVLHLLSLGHNTVWHVGGPADSHSARRREQAWRGTLEELSAPVPQVLRGDWSAASGYALGRRLAAEDSVSAVFAANDQMALGVLRALHEAGRRVPEDVAVVGFDDIPEAAYLPVPLTTVRQDFEQVGQRCVGLLVDRLDSPEQPPARFLVEPELVVRASTVR; this is translated from the coding sequence ATGGCTCGACGGGACCGGGACAGCGCCGTGCGCCGCCCCTCGCTGGGGGATGTCGCCGCGCTGGCCGGGGTGTCCGCGCAGACGGTGTCCCGGGTGGCCAACCAACGCACCAACGTCGACCCGGCCACCCGGGAGAAGGTCCTGACCGCGATGCGGACCCTCGGCTACCGGCCCAACACCGCGGCCCGCGCCCTGGTCACCGGCCGGTTCGGCATGCTCGGTGTGGTCAGCTTCGACATCGGCTCCTACGGCAACGCGCGCACCTTCGCCGCCATCGCGGCCGCGGCCGACGCGGCGGGCTTCTCGGTCAGCTTCACCGGCCTGCGCGCCCAGACCGGGGCCGCGGTCACCGAGGCGGTGCACCGGCTGACCATGCAGTCGGTGGACGGTGTGGTCGTGGTCGAGTCGCAGATCCTGGAGAGCCCGGCCCTGCACCTGCCCGCCACGCTGCCGGTGGTGGTGGCCGACGGCGACACCGCGCACGGCTACCCGAGCGTGGACGTGGACCAGGCCGAGGGCGCCCGGCACGCGGTACTGCACCTGTTGTCCTTGGGGCACAACACGGTCTGGCACGTGGGCGGTCCGGCCGACTCGCACTCCGCGCGCCGCCGCGAGCAGGCCTGGCGCGGCACCCTGGAGGAGCTGTCCGCGCCGGTCCCGCAGGTGCTGCGCGGTGACTGGTCCGCGGCCTCGGGGTACGCGCTGGGCCGGCGGCTGGCGGCGGAGGACTCGGTGAGCGCGGTGTTCGCGGCCAACGACCAGATGGCCCTGGGGGTGCTGCGGGCGCTGCACGAGGCCGGGCGGCGGGTACCGGAGGACGTGGCCGTGGTCGGCTTCGACGACATCCCGGAGGCGGCCTACCTGCCGGTGCCGCTGACCACGGTGCGACAGGACTTCGAGCAGGTCGGGCAGCGGTGCGTGGGCCTGCTGGTGGACCGACTGGACTCCCCGGAGCAGCCCCCGGCGCGGTTCCTGGTGGAGCCGGAGCTGGTGGTGCGGGCAAGCACCGTCCGCTGA